The DNA segment CAAATAATTGAGTAATGTTATGACCACATTAATGGAACAAGAAGCTAAGCAAACCCCACTGGTTATTGCTGAGCAGATAAAATTAAATGCAGCTGTTGCTGAAAAAATTGGTAATAAGTTAAGCAATTTTGATCCAAAGATGGTGATGATCATTGGTCGGGGTTCTTCAGATCATGCCGGTGTGTTTGGTAAATATTTGATTGAAATCGAAGTTGGTATTCCTACCTTTGCGGCAGCACCATCGGTTGCGTCTGTTTATGGCAAAACATTAAAGCTTGATAATGCCTTTGTTATTGTTATTTCTCAATCGGGCCGTAGCCCTGATATCTTATCGCAAGCACAAATGGCAAAAGATGCCGGTGCTTATGTTGTCGCGTTAGTTAATGATGAAACATCTCCGTTGGCTGAACTTGTAGACGACGTATTACCTTTGCGTGCTGGTCCTGAGAATTCTGTTGCTGCCACGAAAAGCTACCTGGCTACCTTGTCTGGTCTGTTACAATTAACGGCTTATTGGAGCAAAAACAACGACCTTATCTCGGCGTTAGATTCATTGCCAGAAGCACTTTCAAAAGCAATTGATGCACCTGCACAATTAACGATTGATGGTTTAGCAGATACTCGTAATTTAGTCGTATTGGGTCGAGGTTTAGGTTACGCAGTTTCAAAAGAAATCGCACTGAAATTAAAAGAAGTCTGTTCCATTCACGCTGAAGCATTTTCTAGTGCTGAGTTTTTGCATGGTCCCGTAACGTTAGTGGCACAAAAGTTAACCATAGTAGATTGTCATGTAAATGATGAGTCTGATAAATCTCACAAAGAACAGATCAGCGAAGTTAAATCTCGTGGTGCGGACTTAATTCATTTACAACAAATTGTTAATGATGTTCACCCTAGGTTGGCGCCTTTACTTGTACTGCAACGTTTTTATTTAGATGTTGAACAGGTTGCGTTGGCAAAGGGTTTCAATCCAGATGAACCACAAGGATTAAAGAAAGTAACCAGGACTCTTTAATAT comes from the Thalassotalea nanhaiensis genome and includes:
- the nagB-II gene encoding glucosamine-6-phosphate deaminase NagB-II codes for the protein MTTLMEQEAKQTPLVIAEQIKLNAAVAEKIGNKLSNFDPKMVMIIGRGSSDHAGVFGKYLIEIEVGIPTFAAAPSVASVYGKTLKLDNAFVIVISQSGRSPDILSQAQMAKDAGAYVVALVNDETSPLAELVDDVLPLRAGPENSVAATKSYLATLSGLLQLTAYWSKNNDLISALDSLPEALSKAIDAPAQLTIDGLADTRNLVVLGRGLGYAVSKEIALKLKEVCSIHAEAFSSAEFLHGPVTLVAQKLTIVDCHVNDESDKSHKEQISEVKSRGADLIHLQQIVNDVHPRLAPLLVLQRFYLDVEQVALAKGFNPDEPQGLKKVTRTL